In Desulfosediminicola ganghwensis, a single window of DNA contains:
- a CDS encoding phospholipase D family protein gives MHLVHAIQLHTLSMTASRYKLVILLLLILFLYGCASLPPRPNLEYESALPAANTGILPDLAQGFRASHGNEASGFHLLIDAEESLTARLALIDSAKNSLDLQYFIWKDDAVGILLLDRIMKAADRGVKVRVIVDDVWLASSTRTLTRLNSHPNLKIRIFNPNPARDTFISRELHFIASYHSLNRRMHNKLMIVDNQAIIAGGRNIGNEYFGLSNKFNFLDIDVMAIGDVVKEASFAFDDYWNTDTVFPVSGWHQKMGKVDFANMKEDVEKSLWKHKKLLQSYPLQPQNWDNWFSDIGERLHVGEAYFLQDDPVKIDGRDYRLIDMISYFSDPTEKELIISSPYFIPVGDSLAVMERLESDGIQIKVFTNSLASTNHTLVNSHYKKYRRNILLTGAELFEFNHQPSNEVIELASAQSVTPRFISLHAKVMISDRRKCFIGSLNFDPRALVINSENGLLIDSPSLTGELTDFLNEIMEEKNSWYVVVNDNNSIEWRSEQSTRTTQPSRSFFQTLSDFFGRFLPVEGQL, from the coding sequence ATGCACCTTGTTCATGCTATTCAACTTCACACACTCTCCATGACTGCCAGCAGGTACAAACTGGTCATCCTGCTTTTATTAATCCTTTTCCTCTATGGTTGCGCCTCATTACCACCGCGCCCAAATCTCGAATATGAAAGTGCACTTCCTGCTGCAAACACTGGCATCCTCCCCGATTTAGCTCAGGGTTTCAGGGCAAGTCATGGCAATGAAGCCTCCGGTTTTCACCTGCTGATTGATGCAGAAGAATCCCTGACTGCCCGTCTGGCCCTCATCGACTCGGCAAAAAACTCATTAGATTTACAGTATTTCATCTGGAAAGATGATGCTGTGGGCATCCTCCTTCTCGACCGGATTATGAAAGCCGCAGACAGGGGTGTCAAAGTCAGGGTCATTGTCGATGATGTCTGGCTGGCTTCCAGCACCAGAACTCTCACCAGATTGAATTCCCACCCCAATCTCAAGATACGGATATTTAATCCGAACCCTGCCCGTGATACGTTCATCAGCAGAGAACTCCATTTTATCGCCAGTTATCATTCGCTTAACCGGAGAATGCATAATAAACTGATGATCGTTGACAACCAGGCGATAATTGCGGGCGGACGTAACATAGGCAATGAGTATTTCGGCCTTTCCAACAAGTTCAATTTCCTGGATATAGATGTCATGGCCATTGGCGATGTCGTTAAAGAGGCATCATTCGCTTTTGACGACTACTGGAACACCGACACCGTTTTTCCTGTCAGCGGCTGGCATCAGAAGATGGGGAAGGTCGACTTTGCCAACATGAAAGAAGATGTGGAAAAATCGCTATGGAAACACAAGAAGTTGTTACAGTCATATCCACTTCAGCCGCAGAACTGGGATAACTGGTTCTCAGATATCGGAGAACGTCTCCATGTGGGTGAGGCATATTTCTTACAAGACGACCCTGTGAAAATAGATGGTCGGGACTACCGCCTTATCGATATGATAAGCTATTTTTCCGACCCGACTGAAAAAGAACTTATTATATCCTCTCCGTATTTCATACCGGTGGGTGACTCCCTGGCAGTTATGGAAAGGCTGGAAAGCGATGGCATACAAATTAAAGTTTTTACCAACTCACTCGCGTCAACAAACCATACGCTGGTAAATAGCCATTACAAAAAATACAGGCGAAACATCCTCCTGACGGGTGCGGAACTTTTTGAGTTCAACCATCAGCCATCTAATGAAGTCATCGAGCTGGCCAGTGCGCAGTCGGTTACTCCACGCTTTATTTCGCTTCATGCCAAGGTTATGATTTCTGACCGGCGTAAATGCTTTATCGGCTCCCTCAACTTCGACCCCAGGGCTTTGGTCATCAATTCGGAAAATGGCCTGTTGATAGATTCTCCATCACTCACCGGAGAACTGACCGACTTCCTAAACGAAATAATGGAAGAAAAAAATAGCTGGTACGTAGTTGTCAACGACAACAACTCCATTGAATGGCGATCTGAACAAAGCACACGTACCACTCAACCATCCCGAAGCTTCTTCCAGACACTAAGTGATTTCTTTGGTCGCTTTCTGCCGGTGGAAGGCCAGCTATAA
- a CDS encoding lipoprotein-releasing ABC transporter permease subunit, which produces MYEWFISQRYLRAKHKHGFISLISLISVIGITVGVIALIVVLAVYAGFTNGLRDQILGVNSHIIVQQYGGAIRDYQNTREQVLTVKDVTGATPYLYAQTLVSSSYGGSGVVLRGIDPVTAENVVGLSGQMIAGSIHDLDEVVEDRVPTIILGKALAADLRVGLGDKVRLISPSGPLTPMGVIPKVKTTRVSGIFETGMFEYDSSLAYMSLANVQNFLGEGDIAHGIEVTVRHKMLNKADQVGRDIVSKLGTGFIAKDWMSMNRNLFAAFKLEKIGMFICLTLIILVAALNIISALIMVVMEKSQDIAILKSMGATSGSIMKIFFLQGAVIALTGTTLGVLGGLGLCELLSRYQFIELPSNVYPMTTLPIKVLPLDITIVAVSSIVITLLATLYPSWKASKVQPAEVLS; this is translated from the coding sequence ATGTACGAATGGTTTATCAGCCAGAGATATCTACGCGCTAAACACAAACACGGGTTTATCTCCCTTATATCTCTTATCTCTGTAATCGGTATCACGGTTGGTGTCATTGCACTCATCGTGGTACTGGCTGTATATGCAGGTTTTACCAATGGATTAAGAGATCAGATCCTCGGCGTTAACTCCCATATCATTGTCCAGCAGTATGGTGGTGCCATCAGGGACTACCAGAACACCCGTGAACAGGTGCTGACGGTAAAAGACGTGACCGGGGCAACACCATACCTCTACGCCCAGACGCTTGTCAGCAGTTCCTACGGCGGTAGCGGTGTCGTCTTGCGTGGTATTGATCCTGTCACCGCCGAAAATGTGGTTGGCCTCTCGGGACAGATGATTGCTGGTTCTATCCACGACCTTGACGAAGTTGTAGAAGACAGGGTACCGACAATAATTCTCGGTAAAGCCCTTGCTGCCGATCTGCGCGTGGGATTGGGTGACAAAGTACGCTTGATTTCCCCTTCCGGTCCGCTGACTCCCATGGGGGTCATTCCCAAGGTGAAAACCACCCGGGTGAGCGGGATTTTTGAGACCGGCATGTTTGAGTATGACTCATCTCTCGCCTATATGTCCCTTGCCAATGTCCAGAATTTTCTGGGCGAGGGAGACATTGCCCACGGCATCGAGGTTACCGTTCGTCACAAAATGTTGAATAAGGCGGACCAGGTAGGGCGGGATATTGTCAGCAAGCTCGGCACAGGTTTCATCGCCAAGGATTGGATGAGCATGAACAGAAATCTTTTTGCAGCTTTTAAACTGGAAAAGATAGGTATGTTCATCTGCCTCACCCTGATCATACTGGTGGCTGCACTCAATATCATCAGCGCCCTGATAATGGTGGTCATGGAAAAAAGCCAGGATATCGCTATCCTGAAATCCATGGGAGCCACATCAGGTTCCATCATGAAGATCTTCTTCCTGCAGGGTGCAGTTATCGCTCTCACAGGCACAACTCTTGGAGTGCTCGGCGGGCTCGGTCTCTGCGAGTTGCTTTCGCGCTACCAGTTCATTGAACTGCCTTCAAATGTCTACCCAATGACAACTTTACCGATCAAAGTCTTGCCGCTTGATATCACCATAGTAGCTGTCAGCTCCATAGTGATCACCCTGCTGGCAACGCTTTACCCTTCGTGGAAGGCTTCTAAAGTGCAACCGGCGGAGGTGCTGTCATGA
- a CDS encoding ABC transporter ATP-binding protein encodes MSALFEARNLSKTYHSGSEEIHVLDQVNISISAGEMAAIVGASGSGKTTLLQILGTLASPSSGELYFKNDKLNGKNDTKMAAFRNNSLGFIFQFHHLLPEFSALENVMMPGLINGQKRKDLIGPATSLLKRVELDHRLDHRVAELSGGEQQRTALARALIMNPAILLADEPTGNLDSRAGDIVFRLLEELCRERSLAVIMVTHNMDLAARMDITYTLKDGKIEE; translated from the coding sequence ATGAGCGCGCTTTTTGAAGCCAGAAACCTCTCCAAAACATATCACTCCGGCAGTGAGGAGATTCATGTTCTCGACCAGGTGAACATCTCTATCTCCGCCGGTGAAATGGCCGCGATAGTCGGTGCTTCAGGGTCCGGCAAGACAACTCTTTTGCAGATACTCGGTACTCTTGCCAGCCCCAGCTCAGGTGAGCTCTATTTCAAGAACGACAAGCTCAACGGCAAAAATGACACCAAGATGGCCGCATTTCGTAATAACTCACTTGGTTTCATCTTTCAGTTTCATCATCTTTTGCCCGAGTTCAGTGCTCTTGAGAATGTGATGATGCCTGGCCTGATCAATGGCCAGAAACGTAAAGATCTGATTGGGCCCGCGACCAGCCTGTTGAAACGGGTAGAACTGGACCACAGACTCGATCACCGGGTTGCCGAACTTTCCGGCGGTGAACAGCAGCGTACCGCTCTTGCCAGGGCGCTGATTATGAATCCGGCCATATTGCTTGCCGATGAACCAACAGGTAATCTCGACAGCCGTGCCGGCGATATAGTCTTCCGCCTGCTTGAAGAGCTTTGTCGGGAGCGCTCTCTGGCGGTAATTATGGTCACTCACAACATGGATCTTGCGGCCCGGATGGACATAACCTACACCTTGAAAGACGGAAAGATCGAAGAGTAA
- the lysS gene encoding lysine--tRNA ligase, whose amino-acid sequence MSKDNQILQQRREKAEALEELGVKLYTNSFKPANIVSDLLPKGENLEAQQHDESGETFSLAGRIMSMRKFGKAAFIHLADRSGQLQIYLKKDILGEDEFARFKKWDIGDIVGVTGTLFKTKVGELSLQAGCVNMVSKSMRPLPEKWHGLTDVETRYRQRYVDLIVTPESRDTFRKRVEIIRLVREFLNAKQFMEVETPMMQAVPGGATAKPFQTHHNALGMDLFLRVAPELYLKRLLVGGFERVFEINRNFRNEGLSTRHNPEFTMLEFYQAYATYDELMDLTEEMISSICEKVNGSMQIEYQGVPVNLAPPWKRMTMDEALIEVAGIDAELLKDEEAVLALAKEKGIKLEKQAGAGKAKTELFEELVEEKLIDPTFITSYPTEVSPLARRNEDDATVTDRFELFVTGREIANAFSELNDPVDQRERFQKQIDERGDDDEIHPEMDNDYIRALEYGMPSAAGEGIGIDRLVMLLTDSPSIRDVILFPHLKPEVKLEEGAETEASSDDNAEN is encoded by the coding sequence ATGAGCAAAGACAACCAAATTTTGCAGCAACGTCGCGAAAAAGCTGAAGCTCTCGAAGAGCTTGGCGTAAAGCTTTACACCAACAGCTTCAAACCTGCCAACATCGTATCCGACCTGCTCCCAAAAGGAGAAAACCTCGAAGCTCAGCAGCATGACGAAAGCGGTGAAACTTTTTCCCTCGCCGGTCGTATCATGTCCATGCGCAAGTTTGGTAAAGCGGCTTTTATCCACCTCGCCGATCGCAGTGGCCAGTTACAAATCTACTTGAAAAAGGACATTCTCGGAGAAGATGAGTTTGCCAGATTCAAAAAGTGGGATATCGGTGATATCGTAGGAGTTACGGGTACCCTGTTCAAGACCAAAGTCGGCGAACTCTCCCTGCAGGCCGGCTGTGTCAACATGGTTTCCAAATCCATGCGCCCTCTGCCCGAAAAATGGCATGGTCTGACCGACGTGGAAACCCGGTATCGCCAGCGCTATGTTGACCTTATCGTTACCCCTGAATCCCGAGATACATTCAGGAAACGTGTAGAAATCATCAGGCTGGTACGTGAATTCCTGAACGCCAAACAGTTCATGGAAGTGGAAACTCCGATGATGCAGGCAGTTCCCGGTGGTGCTACCGCAAAACCTTTCCAGACACATCATAACGCTCTGGGAATGGATCTTTTTCTGCGCGTCGCCCCTGAACTCTACCTGAAACGACTGCTGGTGGGTGGTTTCGAGCGCGTCTTTGAGATCAACAGAAATTTTCGTAACGAGGGTCTTTCCACCAGGCATAACCCTGAGTTCACTATGCTTGAATTCTACCAGGCATACGCCACCTATGACGAACTGATGGATCTCACCGAAGAGATGATCTCTTCTATCTGCGAAAAAGTTAACGGCTCCATGCAGATCGAATACCAGGGAGTACCGGTGAACCTCGCTCCGCCCTGGAAACGTATGACCATGGACGAAGCTCTGATCGAAGTTGCCGGCATTGACGCAGAACTCCTCAAAGACGAGGAAGCGGTACTCGCCCTGGCTAAGGAGAAAGGTATCAAGCTCGAAAAACAGGCAGGAGCCGGCAAAGCTAAAACCGAGCTGTTTGAAGAGCTGGTTGAAGAAAAATTGATTGACCCTACCTTCATCACCTCATATCCCACCGAGGTATCACCTCTGGCCCGGAGGAATGAAGATGACGCTACTGTTACCGACCGCTTTGAGCTGTTCGTTACCGGTCGTGAAATAGCCAACGCCTTCAGTGAGCTGAACGACCCGGTCGACCAGCGTGAACGCTTCCAGAAGCAGATCGACGAGCGTGGTGATGACGACGAGATCCACCCGGAAATGGACAACGATTATATCCGCGCCCTGGAATATGGCATGCCATCCGCAGCTGGCGAGGGCATCGGCATTGATCGTCTGGTAATGCTGCTTACCGATTCTCCTTCTATCCGCGACGTTATCCTCTTCCCACACCTCAAGCCCGAGGTGAAACTTGAAGAGGGAGCCGAAACTGAAGCCTCTTCAGACGACAACGCGGAAAACTAA
- a CDS encoding AsmA family protein translates to MGKIVKYFAFISGGLALVLVAAILIVPSLVDVQKYKPVIEEKLADATGRKVSLGGDIKLSLFPWVGVSLADFQIANPEGFAEATFLQVNAFQAHVKVMPLLSREIYVDKIVLDGPQVYLEKRKDGKVNWQGFGSPETAASKPSAAVKDPKESPAEESSGFAVKSIEVGEFALKDGKIVYADAQQGTSTTVSDISLLLKDVSLTRPLGVDFSATFEGKPIGLQGQIGPLASAGGAVGKGIIPVDLSVNIADQLQATLIGQLEDVVGDMRYSFGLNTESFSLRDLAKALGVENFPVQTTDPKVLNTLELALKATGTASSAAIQGGSFTLDDSKLTFEANVASFSPLNLSASAALDTIDLDRYLPPPAETETASANGGGSAAPATAQKKTDYSGLRAITLDTKFSAGTVKIKGGTVENVVVQLKGKRGVFTVEPMSVDLYNGALSGSTEVDVRKDAPLTKVAVNTTGVQVGPLLHDFAGKDVLEGALASQLTLSFRGDTPEAIKKSLDGKGLLTFTDGAIVGVDLAGMVRNVQASFGLAEKPTEKPKTDFAELQAPFTITDGLVDTPGTTLTSPLIRVAAAGSAHLVSEKLNMKVHPKFVASLKGQGDTSERSGVMVPILIGGTFNQPTFAPDLAGLLQGGLPDVNALQEALQQELKPKKENSGEETDAIEQGIKNLIPQFKF, encoded by the coding sequence ATGGGAAAAATAGTCAAGTACTTTGCATTTATATCGGGTGGCTTGGCCCTGGTGCTGGTGGCGGCGATATTAATCGTACCAAGCCTGGTTGATGTGCAGAAATACAAACCGGTCATCGAAGAAAAATTAGCTGATGCAACTGGCAGAAAGGTGAGCCTTGGCGGTGATATCAAGCTCTCACTTTTTCCATGGGTAGGCGTTTCGCTGGCGGATTTTCAGATAGCGAACCCTGAAGGTTTTGCTGAAGCTACTTTTTTGCAGGTAAATGCCTTTCAAGCCCACGTAAAGGTGATGCCACTTCTTTCCAGGGAAATCTACGTAGATAAAATTGTGCTTGATGGACCGCAGGTCTATCTTGAAAAACGTAAAGATGGCAAAGTAAACTGGCAAGGATTCGGTTCACCTGAGACTGCAGCTTCAAAACCTTCTGCAGCTGTAAAAGACCCAAAGGAGAGTCCTGCGGAAGAGTCTTCCGGTTTTGCAGTAAAGTCTATAGAAGTTGGTGAGTTTGCCCTCAAGGACGGTAAAATCGTTTATGCGGATGCGCAGCAGGGAACCAGCACTACTGTTTCTGATATTTCCCTGTTGTTAAAAGATGTGAGTCTGACCAGACCGCTTGGAGTCGATTTCAGTGCAACTTTTGAAGGCAAGCCAATAGGGTTGCAGGGTCAGATCGGGCCGCTTGCTTCAGCCGGCGGTGCAGTTGGTAAAGGGATCATCCCGGTGGATCTTTCTGTAAACATCGCTGATCAATTGCAGGCTACCCTTATTGGCCAACTTGAGGATGTCGTTGGCGATATGCGATATAGCTTCGGTCTGAACACCGAATCTTTTTCATTGCGGGATCTGGCCAAGGCGCTCGGGGTTGAAAATTTTCCGGTGCAGACCACAGATCCCAAGGTGCTCAATACGCTGGAGCTTGCTTTAAAGGCAACTGGTACAGCAAGCAGTGCAGCTATCCAGGGCGGGAGTTTCACTCTTGATGACTCGAAACTCACTTTTGAGGCGAATGTTGCCTCGTTCTCCCCACTGAACCTTTCAGCTTCTGCGGCTCTTGATACGATAGATCTGGACAGGTATTTACCGCCACCTGCCGAAACGGAGACCGCTTCCGCAAATGGTGGAGGTTCTGCAGCGCCAGCCACTGCCCAAAAGAAAACTGATTATTCTGGTCTTCGCGCTATTACGCTGGACACCAAATTCTCTGCAGGAACAGTGAAGATCAAAGGTGGTACAGTTGAGAATGTTGTTGTCCAGTTGAAAGGGAAGAGGGGGGTATTCACCGTTGAACCTATGAGCGTAGACCTGTATAACGGTGCGTTGTCGGGTTCAACCGAGGTTGATGTAAGAAAGGATGCACCGCTAACGAAGGTAGCTGTCAATACCACTGGTGTGCAGGTCGGGCCTCTCTTACATGATTTCGCAGGTAAAGATGTACTGGAGGGGGCGCTTGCATCGCAGCTTACTCTTTCCTTCAGGGGAGACACACCGGAGGCAATCAAGAAGAGTCTGGATGGCAAAGGTCTCCTGACTTTCACCGATGGTGCCATCGTCGGTGTAGATCTTGCCGGAATGGTACGAAACGTTCAGGCGAGTTTTGGCCTTGCTGAGAAACCTACAGAAAAGCCGAAGACCGATTTTGCTGAATTGCAGGCTCCCTTCACCATTACAGATGGTCTGGTCGATACTCCCGGCACTACTCTCACCTCCCCACTTATCAGGGTTGCCGCGGCAGGGTCTGCTCACCTGGTGAGTGAAAAGCTCAACATGAAAGTGCATCCGAAATTCGTTGCCAGCCTCAAAGGTCAGGGAGACACTTCAGAGCGGAGCGGTGTTATGGTGCCGATTTTAATTGGCGGAACATTTAATCAACCCACTTTCGCCCCGGATCTCGCTGGATTGTTGCAAGGTGGCCTGCCTGATGTCAACGCATTGCAGGAAGCACTGCAGCAGGAACTGAAACCCAAAAAAGAAAATTCGGGTGAAGAGACAGACGCAATAGAGCAGGGGATCAAGAACCTGATTCCCCAGTTCAAATTCTAA